In the Ranitomeya imitator isolate aRanImi1 chromosome 2, aRanImi1.pri, whole genome shotgun sequence genome, aatggtgtcacttttgggtattttcagccatatagacccctcaaactgacttcaaatgtgaggtggtccctaaaaaaatggttttgtaaatttcgttgtaaaaatgacaaatcgctggtcaaattttaacccttataacttcctaacaaaaaaaaattttgtttccaaaattgtgctgatgtaaagtaaacatgtgggaaatgttatttattaactattttgtgtcacatatctctctggtttaacagaataaaaattcaaaatgtgaaaattgcgaaattttcaaaattttcgccaaatttccgtttttatcacaaataaacgcagaatttattgacctaaatttaccactaacatgaagcccaatatgtcacgaaaaaacaatctcagaaccgctaggatccgttgaagcgttcctgagttattacctcataaagggacactggtcagaattgcaaaaaacggcaaggtctttaggtcaaaataggctgggtcatgaaggggttaaggtcaaaataggctgggtcttgaaggggttaatagacgggggggggggggggcgagatcCCATGTGCATCTTGTCGATTGATGCTGAAAAAGCCTTAAACAGGGTGCACTGGGAGTTTTTATTTCAGGCCTTGAGGGGGATTGGTCTGGGAGAAGATATGCTACATAGAATTAAGGCCCTGTATGCCTCCCCTAGCGCTCAGGTAAAGGTAAACGGCGCCCTTTCGGACGCATTTGCAATCAGGaatggtacgaggcaggggtgcccgctTTCCCCACTCTTGTACATCTTGTCGATGGAATATTTGGCCACCGCCATATGTAATAATCCCTCTATCAGGGGAGTTAAACTAAGATCGGAGGAGCACAAGTTGGCACTTTTTGCCAACGACATCCTTTTATATATTACTTCCCCTATAACTAGTATACCAAATATTATATCAGAACTACAAAAGTTTGGTCTTCTGTGTGACAGTGGCTGGAGcttatgttcccagggatgctagatttctcccacccggtcagtgtctgctgaggtgttgtggagtgggaaaactgttgctcatagcaaccaatcacagctcagcttcttttaaacagttgtgttgaaatgaaagatgcttagtgattggtttctatgtggaatgggcgtggcttgacacacacacatacatacatacatatatacatacatacatatatacactcagctttatatatatatatatatatatatatatatatatatatatttattttatttttttttctttccgttggagggcccaattccagctgttgctgtcggacctgtgatttctatctcctccactgtgtacaggataatagagtataataaagtagttatggacgagacttaactaacattatgcagtgactctgctttccatatagtgatggatatttcttgttgctgaaactatgatgtttttcactttaaccctttgttaacccccctctgatcagtgcgatcatacaacatacaagcctctgatggctccggtgatgccctgtactactgtagtgccgtgtatcatcactgctatcagtgtaatactaacggccccatacacatgagataagagttggctgaacggtcatttggcagacggccatctctcccgactcccccatacacacaaatattccagctttcctggggtctgtatgagagagtcgcctccagactcctctagaggaggattatctacaggaagaacaaacggattatcctctgaaattcaggatgtcagatccttctctgccctgacatcatctgtcgggagacccccaaatacattatatagtcgcccaaacccccgaaatcagtgatttcattgaactttagtctaatgtgtatgggggcggtaaaaggtaacttattggacgccgcctctggcccggcctaatagaccttcatacattgcagcctagacaccattattaggcatgtaagtatcgtaataactaggccgccccatactatcgagtacttggggGCGGGGGTCGTTCAGCCAAACTCTGTCACCTTCTTAGATGTCATGTTTGCTTTTCacagcagcaagtggttaaactgccagggtttttgttgaaGCCTCATCTGTGCCGTCCCTGCGGAGCACAACTATGTTCTGGAGCACAaaaagattaattttttttttaataaatgtttaacgtgttaaaaattgtaaaatgtgtcttctgctttttccatgtttttttcttttaattacaagaattgttggagccaattttctttagaaacatttcaatatctgttttttttctgctgtttttcttGTAATATCGGAAAgtctaaggccagaaataaaccccataaatcactgtacatggagactttgggatcagatcatttctgtccgcgttgattgtggaaacaaaaaatcttttctaaaagcctcaaacttctgtgtgtgaatcagagctgagatctaacgtgatagaagattacagtgcggggaagatgggaaaccttcatatagaggccggtggtgatggagtcagtgaccgactctggctaaatctgtctctagagccgtagtagaagaggaagatatcgtcctcatcatgaagtagttatttctcatgtcgcgtgtaatgaatatctcctgcagtattgctaatgccgattccagggtcggtaaatgagacgagaattagcgttatggaagatgagtctatgagaaacgtattcagctgccgagtccgaggaagaaactgcttgttgtctgtggcctaaatatataggatttattagtagatgtaaagaaggaaactaaatactgtaaaataataactctcctcatatgtttcccttcttatctccagtaattgtattattacaggattcttctgatgttacatcggctcatcttctcattcaggtctctacaatatcggatcctctcagtgaaggtcttctacaaaagaaaattgtcctgatttacccatcaaagatggatatggacagagacaagatggcggagaggatattacacctcaccctagagatcctcttccggcttactggagaggtgagagattctgatgacgtcacattacatcattcttatctatgggaataacagatggacagaactggagaggtgaggactctggaaatgtctgtagtgagatttattaatgtgtatctccattaccaggattacacagtggtgaagaagacctctagtgatccctgtcaggaccctgtgtctgagagatggggaagacccctgagcccaatcacggggcctccacctcacctcctgatccatgaggacatcactgaccagaagatcctagaactcacctacaagatgattgagctgctgactgaagAGGTGACACTGctaggaatgctgggacattatacagtaacactatgaagggatcgggggatgacggtataattgtatgtgtcaggttcctataaggtgtcaggatgtcgccgtctatttctccatggaggagtgggagtatttagaaggacacagagatctgtacaagaacatcataatggaggttccccagctcctcacatctccaggtaatagacaggactaaatacacacggcctataattatctgtatgtaaagaatgaattcactccctgtatgtgtttcctccagatctatccagtaagaggacaacaccagagagatgtccccgtcctcttcttccacaagactgtgaccaagaagatcccaatgctcctcaggatcatcaggtagatggagagaaggtgtcaggagatctcccctatgatgtgtagacgctggTGAagttcttgtgctcagtcttgttttatccaccagtattatatgttttatacttgtgtaatgagagcggtggagatggcaggattagagctgatcatagatgtgacttctccatctgtcggtgacttttataatatttgtttcagggtgaagatctgacccatattaatactacagagacatatgtgaggggggatgagtggtgtaaagaggagattcccacatatggctacctaggtgagtagtaaccactaaatgcagagaggtcacagattcttctcagtcaccagctgtggctgctttatcggtggtgtagtccggccgtattaccatgatcaccattttacctctagaccacaacattctcctccacccaaaactattctaatgactttggtcattgaaaCCCCTTTTCTATAGATCTTACAATctggtagatccacctaccccctgggtttaggagacgttgttacctgcccagatctgtgaactataaagccaaatgccagcgtacgtagaatgtgctgacaagacaGAAAATCACGTGAAGAAAAATAttctgatgggcctgtaagagaaagtggagggtaatgatgctgttggcttcctagaaccctgagatcttatcggatgaatctcccttctctcccttctgtgctgctgaatgtgatcatatggtccctacaagaccaggtccagtctttctggccaaacttcacttttatgatgggCAACATTAaaagtgcagtgaggccaagtgtgaatttctgcacaataacagagtttccctttatcctgacttttccatTTCTTTTAAAACCGACTAATttcaaggaggattgtgataatctacataaaaCACATCACACCTGTGCCAGGGTTGGTGCAGTGCAACAAATAGTCAGGGACCACataaaagttcaaagcaaatgtatTTTAATGTCCAAAACTCACAAAATGAACAGCACACAGTAATCTCTGGATTGAAGCCGGGCGTCACAACAGTCCGTATGCGAGACCGGTTGCTGAAGGCGACTGTAGCACCATGTCACGCTCGGGGTGCCAGGCTTTTTGGCTTTGCTTGGctccgtgttacttcacacaggctgaaccacctgctctgcagtttgcaaaccaagactgacacacccaacccttggcTGAAgagttttaaatggaatctgtggccatgggtgaCTTGTAAGACTCAGCCTGGAGAGAGTCCCTCTACCATCCTgcagttcactccaaaaataaaagcctatGGCGggtttttcttaaatctgccttgggcaaacagcttgtccaagaccacacttgccgtatattctcgaatataagccgacccgagtatatgccgagacccctaattttgccacaaaaaactgggaaaacttaatgactcgagtataagcctagggtggaaaatgcagcagctaccggtaaatgtcaaaaatacaaatagataccaataggagtaaaattaattgagacatcagtaggttaagggtttttgaatatccatattgaatcaggagccccatataatactccatacagttcatgatgggccccataagatactccatattaaaatatgccccatataatgctgcacaaatgttgattatgaccccataagatgctccacacatacatttgccccatacaatgctgtacaaatattgattatggcttcataagatactccatagacacatttgccccatataatgctgcacaaatgctgattatggccccataagatactccttacagacatttgccccatataattctgcacaaacgttgattatggcccataggatgctccatagacacatttgccccatataatgctccacaaatgctgattatggctccataagatgctccatagacacatttgcctttTATAAAGCTCCACAaatgctcattatggccccataagatgccccatagagatatttgccccatataatgctgcacatggccccataagatgctccatagacacatttgccccgtataatcctgcataaatgctgattatggccccataagatgctccatagacacatttgccccatataatgctgcacaaatgctgattatggccccataagatgctccatagacacatttgccccatataatgctgcacaaatgctgattatggccccataagatgctccatagtttattatgccccatatgcggttgctgcgataaaaaaaaaaatcacatactcacctctcgtcgctcaggcccccggcacttgctatattcacctgtccgcgttccaccgtcagcgccactgtgtcttccgcgtcctctgcactgacgttcaggcagagggcggcgcgcacactaatcacgtcatcgcaccctctgacctcagcgtcactgcagaggacgcggaagacggagggtGCCGACAGTGGAACGGGGGAcaagtgaatatcgcgcactgccctcgtcatactcacctgctcccggcgcggtccctgcacgtccctggttctccggtcaccggcagcttcttcctgtattaagcggtcatatggtaccgctcattacagtaatgaatatgcggctccacccctatgggagtggagtcgggtccatattcattactgtaatgagcggtaccatgtgaccgcttaacacaggaagaagctgtcagcgcccgggagaaccagggatgtgcagggaccgcgccaggagcaggcgagtatgattagatagctgccgctccccctcccctgccgacccctgggagtgactcgagtataagtcgagaggggcagttccagcctaaaaaaatgggctgaaattatcggcttatactcgagtatatacggtacttttattttgcgttgcaaccacagctatacctgtgactgcaatgcactccagcagccTTAATACACTTctttgcgcatcctgggggacacatagtgaccttcgcatataatacctgtcactgcctcacacatgatatatctctgagctgtgcatggctgatggctgtaatatacatttattcacacctgtaggagatgtgttggctccagccctggtttcatggaatcAGCCAACGTCATGAATTGCATTATGTTTTCGAGCCTAAGGAACTgatattactgcacaatctctcccgaTATGGAGAGCAAAAAATAATTTCAGAACTCAGTAGCTCTTAATGGTCCATGATAAATACGTGCAACTCCGGTTTAGTGGTGGAGCTTTCCCCCAAACATATGTTGTTGTTGGGGATATAacatttttttattctatgtctTTTTTTACAGGTTCATTTTGTATAGTAGTTCAATAATGGTGGGATCGGCCTGCCTCACTTTTATGAGTCTGCAATTACCTGGTAGCCTTTAAAATAAGGTCTCTATTACCACTTCCAAATTCCTCAGATCTAAATGTAAGACACGTCAGCTCTGCACTATAATAAAACGTTCTCTATGAATGTCtattatttcttcttgaaactcatctgacagaaaatattggccctTACGATAGCTAAGATCGCCAAGAGCCACCAAGCTACATACTCTAATTACCCAGAGAGTTTTCACCAGGATAATAGGAAACAAATGGacgttacaaattattttccaatgTCTCTTGAATCCGACAATACTCTATATATGGTTATACACTACTTTCTGGGCACATGGTAGGGTTAAGAAAGGAAGGAGCACAATTTAGCTATTTGAACTCCTAtcttgctagaatagtttgcagacacaatgtattgggagcactgttAGTGATCACCTGGCAGATCAAAGATGACCACCGTGAGAAGGCttggctctatctatctatcaggatATGAATACACAAGCGGGAGCTGAGCACAgaagactgaaccagaggagaacaaggctgtatctgaCAGCTTCTGGCAATATGCTTCAAGCTTTAGTAGTGTTTGGTGCTTTAAGCAGGTAGAAGATTGCTCCAGCTGGACAGTACACaaacccatactgccagactggatggtactGCTGGTCTCAGGaaccctaatcttagtggctggacagagccaGCGCCACCCAGAGCTTCTGGTTTCGATGTCTTCTCTATTTCCAGCAATGTCTGCACAATAAACaaggccatgcctggaagcaatcaTTGCAGGGGCAGATTCCAGTAGAGATGGGACACACCATTTGCAGATGCCCTAATATAACAAAATTACAGAAAACTAAAGCAGTAGAAATCCCTATAAAATGACTCAATTTTCgaaattataaccctcagtgaattatTCTATGGgattagtgactattttgactccacaacCACTTTACGGAAATTAGCTTGCATTGGATGTTGCAACATGAAAATTGCACTTTTGCCATTCTATTGTCCAATACATAATGCCCAGATTGTGCTTCAGGAGACACACaccataaattaagtgggctcatctcactatagtaatgccaaatatATGGATGCTGAATATGGTTTGGGCACACTCCAAGGCTCAGAAGCAAGCAGaaatttgactttgggagagcggatattgttggattggtttatggaagccatgttgcttttcaagagctTTTGAGCCACTAATAAAGTGGAAACCTTTGTTTTTCCACTGGCAGATGATGGACCTTAGTGGTGTCTTGTATTTCATGAGATGAGTAGAAGTTTTATTAGTATAATTTTCACCTATATAACAttgtttggtggctttttattctatgattaggaggcagaatgaacaaacggtTGAACGCCATGATCCACTGGTTCATGCTATGAGGCTTTCGATTAGACTgttaactgtcattgtcttggtgaatagttcaatatttttacataagctgtctgtaaaaataacaaattaagtagaaatgttcaaaagtataaaatgtgaggatattttatttaaaattaataaCTGGTTTTATTTTTAGCAGattactgtaccaggagatcagagggaacgctgacatcttcagtttttaaatcagatgatcttgagatcacacaggatacagttgaagtgaatgccattacctcAGATATGGCATCATCCTTTCACAGCAAAGAtttgtcatctgatcctttgaaacaggttcTGTTTTCTGGTTCATTACCAACTACTAAGAAAAATCACAGTAACAATATAAGCTTTAAAAAACAAATTGATTCTAAAGGAAAGAAGACATTTTCatattcagaatatggaaatagttttctcaaaaatacttttttaaaacatggaaaaattcacacagcagagaatagattttcgtgttcagaatgtgggaaatgttttaagcagaaatcagatcttgaaaatcaccagagaactcacacgggggagaagccattttcctgttcagaatgtgggaaatgttttaatcagaaatcaaattttgttatacaccagagaactcacactggggagaagcctttttcatgttcagaatgtgggaaatgttttaacaggaaatcaaatcttgttatacatcacagaactcacacaggggagaagcctttttcctgttcagaatgtgggaaatgttttaaacagaaatcagattttgtaaatcaccagagaactcacacaggggagaagcctttttcctgttcagaatgtgggaaatgttttaaccggcaatcagttttggttaatcaccatagaactcacacaggggagaagcctttttcatgttcagaatgtggaaaatgtttcatCCGGAAAGCAAATCTTGATTGCCaccggagaactcacacaggagagaagcctttttcatgttcagaatgtggaaaatgttttgtgaagaaatcatctcttcttagccaccaaagaactcacacaggggagaagcctttttcatgttcttaatgtgagaaatgttttacacagaaatcaactCTTAAACTCTTAAACAACagggaagtcacacaggggagaagccttttttacgttaagaatgtgggaaatattttaactgaAAATTGTatcttaacctcttcccgacctgtgacgcagtgtatgcatcatgaaagtcggtgctaatCCAACCTGTGAGGCAGTGCATGCGTCATAGCGGGATCACGTTCCTGGGGGTCGGGTGAACGGGTTAACTGAAATAtcacct is a window encoding:
- the LOC138662982 gene encoding zinc finger protein OZF-like isoform X1, with translation MDMDRDKMAERILHLTLEILFRLTGEDYTVVKKTSSDPCQDPVSERWGRPLSPITGPPPHLLIHEDITDQKILELTYKMIELLTEEVPIRCQDVAVYFSMEEWEYLEGHRDLYKNIIMEVPQLLTSPDLSSKRTTPERCPRPLLPQDCDQEDPNAPQDHQGEDLTHINTTETYVRGDEWCKEEIPTYGYLADYCTRRSEGTLTSSVFKSDDLEITQDTVEVNAITSDMASSFHSKDLSSDPLKQVLFSGSLPTTKKNHSNNISFKKQIDSKGKKTFSYSEYGNSFLKNTFLKHGKIHTAENRFSCSECGKCFKQKSDLENHQRTHTGEKPFSCSECGKCFNQKSNFVIHQRTHTGEKPFSCSECGKCFNRKSNLVIHHRTHTGEKPFSCSECGKCFKQKSDFVNHQRTHTGEKPFSCSECGKCFNRQSVLVNHHRTHTGEKPFSCSECGKCFIRKANLDCHRRTHTGEKPFSCSECGKCFVKKSSLLSHQRTHTGEKPFSCS
- the LOC138662982 gene encoding zinc finger protein OZF-like isoform X2 gives rise to the protein MDMDRDKMAERILHLTLEILFRLTGEDYTVVKKTSSDPCQDPVSERWGRPLSPITGPPPHLLIHEDITDQKILELTYKMIELLTEEVPIRCQDVAVYFSMEEWEYLEGHRDLYKNIIMEVPQLLTSPDLSSKRTTPERCPRPLLPQDCDQEDPNAPQDHQGEDLTHINTTETYVRGDEWCKEEIPTYGYLDYCTRRSEGTLTSSVFKSDDLEITQDTVEVNAITSDMASSFHSKDLSSDPLKQVLFSGSLPTTKKNHSNNISFKKQIDSKGKKTFSYSEYGNSFLKNTFLKHGKIHTAENRFSCSECGKCFKQKSDLENHQRTHTGEKPFSCSECGKCFNQKSNFVIHQRTHTGEKPFSCSECGKCFNRKSNLVIHHRTHTGEKPFSCSECGKCFKQKSDFVNHQRTHTGEKPFSCSECGKCFNRQSVLVNHHRTHTGEKPFSCSECGKCFIRKANLDCHRRTHTGEKPFSCSECGKCFVKKSSLLSHQRTHTGEKPFSCS